The Pedobacter frigiditerrae genomic sequence CGATTATTGGAATTACACAAGCATTATCAGTAGTGGTAAATTTAACTTTAATTATGTTCCATATTTGGAAGGAAGCTTGCAAGATTGGAGCAGGTTTTACAAGGTAATTAACCAATGCCATCTAATTATAGAAAATGTAAAAAACATCCCAGATGCTAAATTTAGTGGTGGTAAAGCAGAAAAAGATAAGCTTGAGGGAGAAGCCCGTTACATAAGAGCTTATACTTATTTTTATATTCAACGTGTATGGGGCGATGTAATTTTAACAACAGAATCTTTTAAAGACCCGCTAAACATACCGCCTTTGCCACGTAGCGACGAAGCTAAAACATTGGCGTTTTGTTTAACTGATTTAAGCAAAGCAACATCACTTTTAGGATATGAAGAACCTAAAACACATGCAAGTAAAGGTAGCGTGTTAGGCTTAACAGCAAACATATATGCTTGGAAACATGATTATGTTAAAACTCAACTTTATTGTGATAGTATAATTAATTCAAATAAATACCATCTAGAGGACGTTGCCGATTACAATGATATTTGGGCTGGAAACAGTCAGGAAAGTATTTTTGAATTAAATATGCTTTATGATGCCATTAGCAAAAACGAATCTAGTGGTAGTTTCTTTAATGTATTCTTAGCTGCTCCTTTTATTACCGATAAAAGTGTAAGTAGTACTTGGTTTGGTGGCGATACCTTTGATGAGATTTTCGTTGATCCGGAAGATCGTAAGGACAAAGTAATTCAATTGGCAAGTGATGGCTCTTTATTGCTTACTAAATACACCAATGTAAATTATTACGACCCTAATAATAAAACAGCTTATGTTGTTAGCAACAATTTGGTGTTAGAACGTTTAGCAGATATTTATTTATTGAGAGCAGAAGCTAGATTTAAAAATGGAAATGAACCAGGGTGTTTAACCGACTTAAATTTCGTTAGGCAACGTGCAGGTTTAATTGATTACGCTGGTTC encodes the following:
- a CDS encoding RagB/SusD family nutrient uptake outer membrane protein, translated to MKRNLYIHIALVFTLLSSFGCKKAINLEPENATYDQVFWVNGANVNKAVSGAYSLLREALKADRSFFIAGDLAANNFALGGDYWNYTSIISSGKFNFNYVPYLEGSLQDWSRFYKVINQCHLIIENVKNIPDAKFSGGKAEKDKLEGEARYIRAYTYFYIQRVWGDVILTTESFKDPLNIPPLPRSDEAKTLAFCLTDLSKATSLLGYEEPKTHASKGSVLGLTANIYAWKHDYVKTQLYCDSIINSNKYHLEDVADYNDIWAGNSQESIFELNMLYDAISKNESSGSFFNVFLAAPFITDKSVSSTWFGGDTFDEIFVDPEDRKDKVIQLASDGSLLLTKYTNVNYYDPNNKTAYVVSNNLVLERLADIYLLRAEARFKNGNEPGCLTDLNFVRQRAGLIDYAGSGTNLFNELVDERRRELIGEGYNAFDLIRMEQLQRLYPDSYSPQRIAQKGYYWPLNMRVLGKQNSLLTQNEWWKGHF